In Numidum massiliense, a single genomic region encodes these proteins:
- the nrfD gene encoding NrfD/PsrC family molybdoenzyme membrane anchor subunit: MSTTDSVKMRGLRRPGTKDTAMSEPAAKRSEKPSEAEPSTRNGAGVQPSTVTGTKAQQAEAVQSRKGQRGFKLWIAVLAVLFVIGGSAIVYRLVEGLSVTNLNQFVPWGAWIVFYIFFVGLSAGAFLLSTLIFVFGMEQYEKVGRYALFTAFVCMIVALTFVFLDIGRMERFWHSLAYWNILSMLSWEVRFYLVYVVLLMTELYFSMRVDLITRSREGTGWVAKLSKWLTLGSTDTSEESQKKDHRWMKILGILGIPIAIIGVHGGTGTLFAFVKAQPYWNSALFPIVFVVSALVSGTALLTAMYVIQNKVRGREVDVPMVKGLANLMVFFLAIDLLLEFYEFLVGFYNLEPAEMAIFKVMFTGPFSWSFWGVQILLGSVVPIVIVASKKLRDNVWWLMAAAILIVIGIIGVRFNIVVPTQIVHPLEGMPHGYYSPNLVEWLASIGVVAMGLIIYSFGAKWLPLEVEDKAEEEEVMTRG, encoded by the coding sequence GTGTCCACAACGGATAGTGTAAAAATGCGGGGGTTAAGGCGCCCCGGAACGAAGGACACGGCAATGAGCGAGCCAGCTGCGAAGCGATCCGAGAAGCCATCCGAGGCAGAGCCGTCTACGAGGAACGGTGCGGGCGTGCAGCCGTCTACCGTGACAGGAACTAAAGCACAGCAGGCCGAAGCGGTTCAGTCTCGGAAAGGGCAGCGAGGCTTTAAACTGTGGATCGCTGTGCTAGCCGTCCTGTTCGTCATCGGCGGCAGCGCCATCGTGTACCGCTTAGTCGAAGGGCTTTCCGTCACTAATTTGAACCAATTCGTGCCGTGGGGTGCGTGGATCGTTTTTTACATCTTTTTCGTCGGCTTGAGCGCAGGCGCTTTTCTATTGTCGACGCTCATCTTCGTATTCGGGATGGAGCAGTATGAAAAAGTGGGGCGTTACGCTTTATTTACCGCTTTTGTCTGCATGATCGTCGCGCTCACCTTCGTCTTTCTCGACATCGGGCGGATGGAACGGTTTTGGCACTCACTCGCTTATTGGAACATACTTAGCATGCTGTCGTGGGAAGTGCGCTTTTACCTTGTGTACGTCGTACTGCTCATGACGGAGTTGTACTTCTCCATGCGCGTCGATTTAATTACGCGTTCCCGCGAAGGTACCGGATGGGTGGCGAAGCTCAGTAAATGGTTGACACTCGGCAGTACCGACACGTCCGAGGAATCGCAGAAGAAAGATCACCGTTGGATGAAAATTCTCGGCATTTTAGGCATTCCGATCGCGATCATCGGCGTGCACGGCGGCACAGGGACGCTGTTCGCCTTCGTCAAAGCACAGCCGTACTGGAACAGCGCCCTTTTCCCGATCGTCTTCGTCGTCTCCGCTCTCGTTTCCGGCACGGCGCTACTTACAGCGATGTACGTCATTCAAAATAAAGTGCGCGGCCGCGAAGTCGACGTGCCAATGGTCAAAGGGTTAGCGAACTTAATGGTTTTTTTCCTAGCAATCGACTTACTGCTCGAGTTTTACGAGTTTCTCGTCGGCTTTTACAACTTGGAACCAGCGGAAATGGCAATTTTTAAAGTAATGTTTACCGGACCGTTCTCGTGGTCGTTCTGGGGGGTACAAATATTGCTCGGTTCCGTCGTCCCGATCGTCATCGTCGCCAGCAAAAAATTGCGCGACAACGTGTGGTGGCTTATGGCGGCAGCGATCCTCATCGTCATCGGCATCATCGGAGTGCGCTTCAACATCGTCGTCCCGACGCAAATCGTACACCCGCTAGAAGGAATGCCGCACGGGTACTACAGCCCGAACCTCGTCGAGTGGCTAGCGTCGATCGGTGTCGTGGCAATGGGTTTAATCATTTACTCGTTTGGTGCGAAGTGGTTGCCGCTAGAAGTGGAAGATAAAGCGGAAGAGGAAGAGGTGATGACCCGTGGCTGA